A genome region from Alicyclobacillus acidocaldarius subsp. acidocaldarius DSM 446 includes the following:
- a CDS encoding GNAT family N-acetyltransferase → MKIEYSSTRPVSGPQLADVFRRSGIRRPVDDLARMERMAHAADLMVTAWDGERLVGVARSLTDFCFCCYLSDLAVDRAYQRQGIGKRLVEMTREVLSDEVMLLLLAAPTAMSYYPHIGFDKADNAWLIPRKR, encoded by the coding sequence ATGAAGATTGAATACTCCAGCACGCGTCCCGTCTCCGGCCCCCAATTGGCCGACGTGTTTCGCCGCTCAGGCATCCGCCGCCCCGTTGACGATCTCGCTCGCATGGAGCGCATGGCCCACGCGGCGGATCTGATGGTCACCGCGTGGGACGGCGAACGGCTGGTGGGTGTGGCGAGATCGCTCACAGATTTTTGCTTCTGCTGCTACTTGTCCGATCTCGCCGTGGATCGCGCGTACCAGCGGCAGGGCATTGGCAAGCGGCTGGTGGAGATGACGCGCGAAGTGCTGTCGGATGAAGTCATGTTGCTTCTGTTGGCGGCTCCGACGGCGATGTCGTATTACCCGCATATCGGTTTTGACAAGGCCGACAACGCGTGGCTGATTCCGAGAAAGCGCTGA
- a CDS encoding MTH1187 family thiamine-binding protein → MAMVAVSISPIGTGETGVSHFVAEAERVLARYPDLQYRLDPMFTTIEGDLSTIFAAIQEMHEALVAMGAKRLSTVIKIDDRRDVHHSMDEKVAAVMAKLNGEGARERG, encoded by the coding sequence ATGGCCATGGTCGCCGTCAGCATTTCGCCCATCGGCACGGGCGAGACGGGTGTAAGCCATTTTGTCGCGGAAGCTGAGCGCGTGCTCGCGCGCTATCCTGACCTCCAATATCGGCTGGATCCGATGTTCACGACCATCGAGGGCGATTTGAGCACCATCTTTGCGGCGATTCAGGAGATGCACGAGGCGCTGGTGGCCATGGGCGCCAAGCGGCTGTCGACCGTGATCAAAATCGACGATCGCCGCGACGTCCATCATTCGATGGACGAAAAGGTCGCGGCTGTGATGGCGAAATTGAACGGCGAAGGAGCGAGAGAACGCGGATGA
- a CDS encoding MFS transporter, whose translation MKRWWIGLLIRLGVLINYFDRTNLSVAATPISNSYHLSDAQMGIILSAFGWSYAAFQIPVGALLDKIGVKWLNRIATVLWSIATFMTAIVSGMGLIILSRVLLGLAEAPAFPAASKATGYWFPVRERGVATSLFDAAAKFSNVIGTPLVAWAVTTWGWKGGFWLTGALSLAYAALYWAFYRDPHETRLSPEEAELLREGGAQQAGEAEAGIGKSLTYLLRQRKVWGLTLGFAAYGYSFYLFLTWLPSYLVKEMHMTVLKSGWYTAGPWLVATITDLVIGGWLVDRLIQRGHDVTRVRKTVLVVGMIFGLAVIPAAFTHNANTAVIFIAIALGGLAFSAPVGWSIPSLIAPKGTVGLVGSIMNFVNNLMSIVAPIVTGFVVQRTGSFESAFVIAGVVLLLGILFYVLMLGKIEPIPDPKV comes from the coding sequence GTGAAGCGCTGGTGGATTGGCCTGCTCATTCGCCTCGGCGTGCTCATCAACTACTTCGACCGAACCAATCTGTCGGTCGCAGCAACGCCCATCTCGAACTCATACCATCTCTCCGACGCCCAGATGGGCATCATCCTGTCGGCCTTCGGATGGTCGTACGCGGCCTTCCAGATCCCGGTCGGCGCCTTGCTCGACAAGATCGGCGTGAAATGGCTGAATCGCATCGCGACCGTCCTCTGGTCCATCGCCACGTTCATGACGGCCATCGTCAGCGGCATGGGCCTCATCATCCTTTCGCGCGTGCTGCTCGGCCTCGCCGAAGCTCCCGCCTTCCCTGCAGCATCCAAAGCGACGGGTTACTGGTTCCCCGTGCGCGAACGCGGTGTGGCGACCTCCCTATTTGACGCTGCAGCGAAGTTCTCGAACGTCATCGGCACGCCGCTCGTCGCGTGGGCGGTGACCACGTGGGGCTGGAAAGGCGGCTTCTGGCTGACCGGCGCGCTCAGCCTCGCGTACGCTGCCTTGTACTGGGCGTTTTATCGCGATCCGCACGAAACCCGACTTTCCCCGGAAGAAGCGGAACTTTTGCGGGAGGGCGGCGCTCAGCAGGCGGGCGAGGCGGAGGCCGGGATCGGCAAGAGCCTCACGTACCTGCTTCGCCAGCGCAAGGTCTGGGGGCTCACACTCGGGTTTGCGGCCTATGGCTACTCGTTCTACCTGTTCCTGACGTGGTTGCCGAGTTACCTCGTCAAAGAGATGCACATGACCGTGCTCAAATCGGGTTGGTACACCGCCGGGCCTTGGCTGGTCGCCACCATCACCGATCTCGTCATCGGAGGCTGGCTGGTCGATCGCCTCATTCAACGCGGGCACGACGTGACGCGCGTCCGCAAGACCGTGCTCGTCGTCGGCATGATCTTCGGCCTTGCCGTCATTCCGGCCGCGTTCACGCACAACGCGAACACGGCGGTCATCTTTATCGCCATCGCGCTTGGAGGCCTGGCGTTTTCGGCGCCGGTCGGCTGGAGCATCCCGTCGCTCATCGCGCCGAAGGGCACCGTGGGGCTCGTGGGCAGCATCATGAACTTCGTCAACAACCTGATGAGCATCGTCGCGCCCATCGTCACGGGATTTGTGGTGCAGAGGACGGGATCGTTCGAATCCGCGTTTGTCATCGCGGGCGTGGTGCTGTTGCTTGGCATCTTGTTCTACGTGTTGATGCTCGGTAAGATCGAGCCGATTCCGGATCCGAAGGTGTGA
- a CDS encoding gluconokinase, translating to MGLDLGTTSIKAVAYTPAGELLASRSAVVKTETGPDGRAVQNPVDVKEVAAAVLSGLADEIAQKGYRIAALGMSAAMHSLVALDHRDEPLMPAMTWMDARPAEVAQALWASPDGPRLYARTGTPIHAMAPVCKLAWLRRDMPDVFAKSRRFVSLKEYVWHHLFGEWVCDPAIASATGLFDVQRLHWDQAALEFAGVRADQLSRVAPADWSQPLASCRLAPRLPLAEGAQAVIGGSDGVLATVAAGAKEREMLIVTIGTSLAVRAASRKAVTNSSLRTFCYALGEGEYVLGAPSNAGGIVIDWLVQTLLGRPGEIEQLLAAAGDVQVDHLLALPYVAGERAPFWDERISAAWVGLRLHHGPAHMVRAAVEGVLFHTRWLVEEMLGLTEGARGVMLAGRLFEQPWIAETAAALLPVPVWMQADADGAAYGAAMIAGRRAGVDLPPLAVMPGPQAQAAKRAELERRYAAWRELVEKLRA from the coding sequence GTGGGCCTGGATTTGGGCACCACGTCCATCAAAGCGGTCGCGTATACGCCGGCTGGCGAGCTTCTCGCCAGCCGTTCGGCTGTGGTGAAGACGGAGACCGGCCCGGACGGGCGCGCGGTGCAGAACCCGGTCGACGTCAAGGAGGTGGCAGCGGCGGTGCTGAGCGGTCTGGCGGACGAGATCGCGCAGAAAGGTTATCGCATCGCGGCACTCGGCATGTCGGCCGCCATGCACAGCCTCGTGGCGCTGGACCATCGCGACGAGCCGCTCATGCCGGCCATGACGTGGATGGACGCGCGGCCCGCCGAGGTGGCGCAAGCGCTTTGGGCTTCGCCGGACGGCCCGCGGCTCTATGCGCGGACGGGCACGCCAATTCACGCCATGGCGCCGGTTTGCAAACTGGCCTGGCTTCGCCGGGACATGCCGGACGTGTTTGCGAAGTCGCGCCGCTTCGTCTCCCTCAAGGAGTACGTGTGGCACCACCTGTTTGGCGAGTGGGTGTGCGATCCGGCCATCGCCTCGGCCACGGGCCTGTTCGACGTGCAGAGGTTGCACTGGGACCAGGCTGCACTCGAGTTCGCAGGCGTCCGCGCGGATCAACTGAGCCGCGTGGCGCCCGCCGACTGGAGCCAGCCGCTTGCGTCGTGCCGCCTTGCCCCACGCCTGCCGCTCGCGGAAGGCGCACAAGCGGTCATCGGCGGATCGGACGGCGTGTTGGCCACCGTGGCAGCGGGCGCCAAGGAGCGCGAAATGCTGATTGTGACCATTGGCACGAGCCTCGCCGTGCGCGCCGCGAGCCGCAAGGCTGTGACGAATTCCAGCCTGCGCACGTTCTGCTATGCCCTCGGCGAGGGCGAATACGTGCTCGGCGCGCCGAGCAATGCGGGCGGGATTGTCATCGACTGGCTCGTTCAGACGCTGTTGGGCCGCCCGGGGGAGATTGAGCAGTTGCTCGCGGCGGCAGGCGACGTTCAGGTGGACCATCTCCTCGCGCTGCCGTATGTGGCGGGCGAGCGCGCGCCATTTTGGGACGAGCGCATATCCGCCGCATGGGTGGGCCTGCGCCTGCACCACGGCCCAGCCCACATGGTGCGCGCGGCGGTGGAAGGGGTCCTCTTTCACACGCGCTGGCTCGTCGAGGAGATGCTCGGCCTCACCGAGGGGGCGCGCGGCGTGATGCTCGCGGGCAGGCTGTTTGAACAGCCCTGGATTGCCGAGACAGCCGCAGCGCTTTTGCCCGTGCCCGTTTGGATGCAGGCGGACGCGGACGGCGCCGCCTACGGCGCGGCGATGATAGCAGGGAGGCGCGCAGGCGTGGACCTGCCACCGCTCGCTGTGATGCCGGGGC